In one Andrena cerasifolii isolate SP2316 chromosome 2, iyAndCera1_principal, whole genome shotgun sequence genomic region, the following are encoded:
- the Pgk gene encoding phosphoglycerate kinase produces MTTLNKLSIDKVDLAGKRVLIRVDFNVPSKDGKITNNQRIVAALDTIKYALEKKAKSIVLMSHLGRPDGKPDMKYTMKPVAEELKSLLGKEILFLNDCVGSEVEAACADPAPGTIILLENLRFHIEEEGKGIGPDGSKVKADKENVLKFRSSLRKLGDIYINDAFGTAHRAHGSMLGEGYETRASGFLLKKELDYFAKVLDNPQRPFLAILGGAKVADKIQLINNLLDKVNEMIIGGGMAYTFLKVSKNMKIGNSLFDEEGAKIVNDLLSKAEKNKVQIHLPIDFVTAEKFAEDAAPGSADLETGIPDGWMGLDVGPKSRELFSKPIERAKTIVWNGPAGVFEFANFSNGTKSLMDNVVAATSRGAITIIGGGDTATCAAKWKTEDKVSHVSTGGGASLELLEGKLLPGVEALSPL; encoded by the exons ATGACGACGCTAAACAAACTCAGCATCGATAAGGTGGACCTTGCGGGGAAAAGGGTTCTTatacg CGTCGACTTCAATGTCCCGTCGAAGGATGGAAAAATAACGAATAACCAGAGAATTGTAGCTGCATTGGATACAATCAAATATGCCCTCGAGAAGAAAGCAAAGTCCATCGTTTTGATGTCGCACTTGGGCCGTCCAGATGGGAAGCCAGACATGAAATACACCATGAAACCTGTTGCCGAAGAATTAAAATCTCTGTTAGGAAAGGAGATTTTGTTTCTGAACGACTGCGTAGGATCAGAGGTCGAAGCGGCTTGTGCAGATCCAGCGCCTGGAACAATTATCTTGCTTGAAAATCTCAGGTTTCATATAGAAGAAGAAGGCAAAGGAATTGGACCCGACGGAAGTAAA GTAAAAGCGGACAAAGAGAATGTCTTAAAATTCAGGAGTTCGTTAAGGAAGCTAGGTGACATTTACATCAATGACGCATTCGGTACAGCCCATCGTGCTCATGGTTCTATGCTCGGAGAGGGGTATGAAACGAGAGCAAGTGGTTTTCTTCTGAAAAAGGAATTGGACTATTTCGCCAAAGTATTGGACAATCCGCAAAGACCATTCCTGGCAATATTGGGAGGTGCAAAAGTTGCGGATAAAATACAACTGATCAATAATCTGTTGGATAAAGTTAATGAAATGATCATCGGCGGTGGAATGGCGTATACTTTCTTGAAAGTATCCAAGAATATGAAG ATTGGTAATTCGCTGTTTGACGAAGAAGGTGCAAAAATCGTTAATGATTTATTATCGAAGGCAGAAAAAAATAAGGTTCAAATACACTTACCCATTGATTTCGTTACCGCGGAGAAATTTGCGGAAGACGCAGCCCCTGGTTCGGCGGATTTAGAAACCGGTATCCCTGATGGTTGGATGGGTCTTGATGTTGGACCAAAATCAAGAGAATTATTTAGCA AACCGATCGAGAGAGCAAAAACAATTGTATGGAACGGTCCAGCAGGCGTTTTTGAGTTCGCGAATTTTAGCAATGGTACGAAAAGCCTTATGGACAATGTTGTGGCAGCAACGTCGCGAGGTGCTATTACTATAATCGGAGGTGGTGATACGGCCACCTGTGCTGCTAAATGGAAAACTGAAGATAAAGTTAGCCACGTAAGCACCGGTGGCGGTGCGAGCTTGGAACTTCTTGAAGGGAAACTTTTGCCGGGAGTCGAGGCTCTTTCTCCGTTGTAG